In Leptospiraceae bacterium, one DNA window encodes the following:
- a CDS encoding FprA family A-type flavoprotein has protein sequence MEFSKIQELNQDSDRFAGSVIYSDSDHKFIWLGMEKHETEGMVHVNQYLIVHKGKGVLIDAGGITVFPQIVSNLCKHINISDLDILFYSHQDPDVSSGIALWENVSQSKFYIGAYWAQFLPHFGLKDTSRIVSIPDEGSKVYLDDKDYIEFVPAHFLHSISNYTLYDSRSKILFSGDIGAALFPPGERYVAVENFQEHVKLMTVFHQRFMASNKACKKWTDRLKGMDIEAIVPQHGAIFFRQDIPAFLDWFSKLQCGVDLF, from the coding sequence ATGGAATTTTCTAAAATACAAGAGCTAAATCAAGACTCGGATAGATTTGCCGGATCAGTAATTTATTCAGACTCTGATCATAAATTTATTTGGCTCGGTATGGAGAAACATGAAACAGAAGGAATGGTTCATGTCAATCAGTATCTCATTGTTCACAAAGGCAAGGGTGTTCTAATTGATGCAGGAGGGATTACTGTATTTCCTCAAATAGTATCGAATCTATGCAAGCATATAAATATTAGCGACCTCGATATTCTTTTTTATAGCCATCAGGACCCTGATGTAAGCAGTGGAATCGCTCTTTGGGAGAACGTGTCACAGTCAAAGTTTTATATTGGGGCGTATTGGGCGCAGTTTCTGCCTCACTTTGGGTTAAAAGATACTTCTCGCATAGTTTCGATTCCTGACGAAGGCTCTAAGGTTTATTTAGACGACAAAGACTATATAGAATTTGTCCCGGCTCATTTTTTGCATTCAATTTCTAATTACACACTTTATGACTCCAGATCAAAAATTTTATTTTCAGGGGATATCGGTGCAGCTCTCTTTCCTCCTGGAGAACGTTATGTGGCAGTGGAAAACTTTCAAGAGCACGTAAAGTTAATGACCGTATTTCATCAAAGATTTATGGCCTCTAACAAAGCCTGCAAGAAATGGACAGACAGACTAAAAGGTATGGATATAGAAGCAATTGTCCCTCAACACGGAGCAATATTTTTCAGGCAAGATATTCCGGCATTTTTAGATTGGTTTTCAAAATTACAATGTGGAGTGGATTTATTTTGA
- a CDS encoding OmpA family protein, producing the protein MTIKQISLILAFLFALSLSFCSSADKKEEPTTPSQPPQQSTDAGDKDSKAKANTRSMDLDPSEEFNEKLKDFRYPDGVKNPGFGYKQANIGKSDFSQWAKSNAGVIKEALSKLPPEYALEITGHSDSVGPENPEGKKKGNIFYSEERAIAVKNALVKEGVPAKKIRTKGAGSSNPVPGIDGADPKNRRVTFQIVKIEEDEKAKAPAPKKDEEKEKAPSSQKDEKKDEPSNK; encoded by the coding sequence ATGACAATAAAACAAATCAGCTTGATTCTTGCATTTCTTTTTGCACTTTCTCTATCTTTCTGCTCTTCCGCGGACAAGAAAGAAGAGCCGACTACTCCTTCTCAACCTCCTCAGCAAAGCACTGATGCGGGAGATAAAGACTCTAAGGCAAAAGCAAATACCAGATCCATGGACTTGGATCCTTCTGAAGAATTTAATGAAAAGTTAAAAGACTTTCGTTATCCAGATGGTGTTAAGAATCCAGGCTTTGGATACAAACAAGCCAACATTGGAAAAAGTGATTTTAGCCAATGGGCAAAATCAAACGCAGGCGTAATCAAAGAGGCTTTGAGCAAACTTCCTCCCGAATACGCTTTGGAAATTACAGGACACTCTGATTCAGTAGGTCCTGAAAATCCTGAAGGAAAAAAGAAAGGAAATATTTTCTACTCCGAAGAAAGAGCAATTGCAGTAAAAAATGCACTAGTAAAAGAAGGAGTTCCTGCAAAGAAAATCAGAACAAAAGGTGCAGGCTCTTCAAATCCGGTTCCCGGAATTGATGGCGCTGACCCTAAAAACAGAAGAGTTACTTTTCAAATCGTAAAAATTGAAGAGGATGAGAAAGCAAAAGCTCCCGCTCCAAAAAAAGACGAAGAAAAAGAGAAAGCTCCATCTTCACAAAAAGATGAAAAGAAGGATGAGCCTTCTAATAAATAA
- a CDS encoding RluA family pseudouridine synthase — MKIVLEVTEEFQDFRLDVFLNKATGDELSRTSIQRLIRDGQVSLNSTEFPISKPNYKVSVGEIFTIFIPPKKQFRLEPIQMDFEIVKEWEDFAIINKPAGLSSHGGPGDASPSLVNGLLYYFKELSKEGGIIRPGIVHRLDKPTSGLMIIAKNDKAHIALSKLFQTRKIEKTYFAWLIQSPKLPEGRIDSPIGRHPTERIKMCVRRDGRKSITNYKIIKTISSSKHRLFSLAEIRLETGRTHQIRVHFQSLGSPVVGDMLYSRTGNEFSKYGLLLFSQKLKFQNPFSDEVIELELEFPENFMRFEKEAVLK, encoded by the coding sequence GTGAAAATTGTATTAGAAGTAACTGAAGAATTTCAAGATTTTCGTTTAGATGTATTTTTAAATAAAGCCACAGGGGACGAGCTTTCTAGAACTTCAATCCAAAGGTTGATTCGCGACGGACAAGTGAGTCTGAATTCGACCGAGTTCCCTATCAGCAAACCAAACTATAAGGTTAGTGTTGGTGAGATTTTTACTATTTTCATCCCACCTAAAAAACAGTTTCGATTAGAGCCGATACAAATGGATTTTGAAATTGTAAAAGAATGGGAAGATTTTGCAATCATAAACAAACCGGCAGGACTTTCTTCTCACGGTGGGCCCGGGGATGCGTCTCCGAGTTTGGTAAATGGGTTATTGTATTACTTTAAAGAGTTGTCCAAAGAAGGGGGAATTATTCGACCGGGTATAGTCCATAGATTGGACAAGCCTACTTCTGGTCTTATGATTATCGCAAAAAACGACAAAGCGCATATCGCATTATCTAAGTTGTTTCAGACTCGGAAAATCGAGAAAACGTATTTCGCTTGGTTAATTCAATCTCCTAAACTTCCAGAAGGCAGGATCGACTCTCCAATCGGTCGCCATCCGACAGAGAGAATTAAAATGTGCGTTAGGCGAGATGGTCGTAAGTCTATTACAAATTATAAAATTATAAAAACAATATCTTCCAGTAAACACAGATTATTTTCACTAGCAGAAATTCGCTTAGAAACAGGTAGAACTCATCAGATTCGAGTTCACTTTCAGAGTCTTGGCAGTCCAGTGGTGGGAGATATGCTTTACTCCAGAACTGGGAATGAATTTTCCAAGTATGGGCTTTTGTTGTTTTCTCAAAAACTGAAATTTCAAAATCCTTTTTCTGACGAGGTTATTGAATTGGAATTAGAATTCCCGGAAAACTTTATGCGTTTTGAAAAAGAAGCAGTATTAAAATAA
- a CDS encoding SpoIIE family protein phosphatase produces the protein MKLLFLLPFLFFCENLLSQNTNKEIDLSKNWEYRFESSTQSIATNVSDVESLKDWKTIENPNNPEGKNNSTIVWFRKEIPDLKNISNPTLFFDISKTCVVYLDDLKLYSFGEIGKNRWDGWKTAMLPISKNTAKFLYIKMYSTSHNIGFHTIKIGNHADLYQTLFKKELSSFIIGCFYAIIGVLTFAFFLTQSHQKLALSFSSFCFFSGIYLLSNVHPISSFYVKSTIFWPFAMYSSLYLLPVFGISFAEEMIGRGRFSISRVLLLSHLVFAIVSLFISFFEFVHLESTLPYYQLLLLATVVVHLSRISYHVRKGNTEAKIFSIGVACYVVVALFDLVMAVYTNTTIQGILQWGVALFLFSLVIILHKRFSDILRQIKAHTAELENKVQERTKELNDSLSIIKKDLILAKKIQTNILPADLDKLKNIKIQSLYSPMSEVGGDIFDVSEVKKNVIRIFVADATGHGVQGALITMAIKGEYESLKWVIQNPEELLEILNREFYMKYRSLNSFFSCILVDIDLQFQTLSYVSAGHPDQVYLQKNQKILLSKTGKLVGMLKNSEYSKKDYSFQKNDRLFLFSDGMYEEFNSEGVVFGEERLHELFLKKENLEKMPKTIINALHSFLCSSKFQDDLTLLCIEFQD, from the coding sequence TTGAAGCTTTTATTTCTTTTACCTTTTCTTTTTTTCTGTGAAAATTTACTAAGCCAGAACACGAATAAGGAAATAGACCTTTCTAAAAATTGGGAATATAGATTTGAAAGTAGCACTCAAAGCATTGCAACTAACGTCTCTGATGTAGAGAGCCTAAAAGATTGGAAAACAATAGAGAACCCGAATAACCCAGAAGGCAAAAATAACTCTACTATAGTTTGGTTTAGAAAAGAAATACCCGATCTGAAAAATATTTCTAACCCTACTTTATTTTTCGATATAAGCAAGACTTGTGTTGTTTACTTAGACGATCTGAAATTGTATTCTTTTGGTGAGATAGGGAAGAATCGCTGGGATGGTTGGAAAACTGCAATGCTTCCGATTTCAAAAAATACTGCAAAGTTTTTGTATATTAAAATGTATTCGACCTCTCACAATATCGGATTCCACACAATAAAAATCGGCAATCATGCAGACTTGTATCAAACACTTTTCAAAAAAGAATTATCTTCTTTTATAATCGGTTGCTTTTATGCAATTATCGGAGTTTTAACTTTTGCGTTTTTCTTAACCCAGTCTCATCAAAAATTAGCTTTATCTTTTTCTTCTTTTTGTTTTTTCTCAGGAATATATTTGCTTTCTAATGTACATCCAATCTCTTCATTCTATGTCAAAAGTACAATTTTTTGGCCTTTTGCAATGTATTCTTCTTTATACCTACTGCCTGTATTCGGGATTTCTTTTGCTGAAGAAATGATCGGAAGAGGAAGATTCTCTATTTCGAGAGTGTTATTATTGTCACATCTCGTATTTGCAATAGTAAGTTTATTTATTTCATTTTTTGAGTTCGTCCACCTCGAATCCACTCTTCCCTATTATCAATTATTACTTTTAGCAACTGTCGTTGTTCACCTAAGTAGAATTTCCTATCATGTAAGAAAAGGAAACACCGAAGCAAAAATTTTCTCTATTGGTGTAGCGTGTTATGTTGTTGTTGCACTTTTTGATCTTGTAATGGCAGTTTATACAAATACCACGATCCAAGGAATACTTCAATGGGGGGTAGCCTTATTTCTATTCTCATTGGTTATCATTTTACATAAAAGATTTTCTGATATTTTAAGACAAATAAAAGCCCATACGGCTGAATTAGAAAATAAAGTTCAAGAAAGAACCAAGGAATTGAACGATTCTTTGTCCATCATCAAGAAAGATTTAATTTTGGCAAAAAAAATTCAAACCAATATTCTACCTGCCGACTTAGACAAGTTAAAAAATATTAAGATTCAATCTTTGTATTCTCCTATGTCTGAAGTTGGTGGAGATATATTTGACGTAAGCGAAGTCAAAAAAAATGTAATTAGAATTTTTGTGGCTGATGCAACCGGTCACGGAGTGCAAGGAGCTTTGATTACTATGGCGATTAAAGGAGAATACGAAAGTTTAAAGTGGGTAATTCAAAATCCAGAAGAGCTTTTAGAAATATTAAATCGAGAATTTTACATGAAATATCGGAGCTTAAACTCATTCTTTTCTTGTATATTGGTGGATATTGATTTGCAATTTCAAACTCTTAGTTATGTATCTGCCGGACACCCTGATCAAGTGTATCTTCAAAAAAATCAAAAAATTTTACTTTCTAAAACAGGGAAGTTAGTTGGAATGCTAAAAAATTCAGAATATTCTAAAAAAGATTATTCCTTTCAAAAAAATGACAGATTATTTCTTTTTTCAGACGGAATGTATGAAGAATTCAACTCGGAAGGTGTTGTATTTGGAGAAGAAAGGCTTCACGAGTTATTTCTAAAAAAAGAAAATTTAGAAAAAATGCCTAAAACGATTATCAACGCATTACATTCTTTTTTATGCAGTTCAAAATTTCAAGATGACTTAACCTTACTTTGCATTGAATTTCAAGACTAA